From Spartinivicinus ruber, the proteins below share one genomic window:
- a CDS encoding DUF4360 domain-containing protein: MTQLKKTLLASAVCLLTTGTLSSTLSAETVVDDSVHLDLAQVTIKSIQSSGTGCPNGTVSSTVAPDGKSFVLGFDEYIAEAGPGIPRRENRKACNLTVVLKIPNGYAYTIADVNYRGYADLDRNVEAMQKSTYFFAGNAREAALRSTFKGPISKDYTISDRLGISSLVWSSCNATAPVVIKTEIKVDNKRARRSSGLITTDTIDGKLTHRYGLMFRRC, encoded by the coding sequence ATGACCCAACTAAAAAAAACGCTTTTAGCTTCTGCTGTTTGTTTGCTAACTACTGGTACTTTATCTTCAACCTTATCCGCTGAAACCGTCGTTGATGATTCAGTTCATTTAGACTTAGCACAAGTCACCATTAAAAGCATTCAAAGCTCCGGTACTGGTTGCCCAAATGGCACTGTATCAAGCACTGTAGCCCCCGATGGTAAGTCTTTCGTTTTAGGTTTTGATGAGTATATTGCTGAAGCTGGCCCAGGGATTCCTAGACGTGAAAACCGCAAAGCCTGTAATTTAACAGTCGTACTAAAAATCCCTAATGGCTATGCTTATACAATAGCTGATGTTAACTATCGTGGCTATGCGGACCTGGACCGTAACGTTGAAGCCATGCAAAAGTCGACTTATTTCTTTGCAGGCAACGCAAGAGAAGCTGCCCTTCGTTCTACGTTTAAAGGACCTATTTCTAAAGACTATACTATTAGTGACCGGTTAGGCATCAGCAGTCTAGTTTGGTCATCTTGTAATGCTACTGCACCAGTTGTCATTAAAACTGAAATTAAAGTGGACAACAAACGGGCAAGAAGAAGCAGTGGTTTAATTACTACTGACACTATCGATGGTAAGTTAACCCATCGTTATGGTTTAATGTTTAGAAGGTGCTAA
- a CDS encoding DUF418 domain-containing protein — protein sequence MTSEGFQHPSATKRFTSLDSLRGLAVLGILLMNIQSFGQHDAAYLNPHALGQLTGVDVWLWKISFVLFNVKFISLFAMMFGAGIILQTQRLEAKQMNTWDIHKWRMFWLGVFGFIHGVFIWSGDILLTYAISGLLVYSCRHWSAFKLLTVGVTLILLVLGLDHATYITLEESPAELEEWLNAYWQPTSAAIEDDQAIFTGAYSFQLMARLDELLVTYIYMGIFIIPTVVGLMMLGMVCFKTGVFTAEASNRVYVWLFCLALLVGLPVTLGSLLYIQQVNWEPISTLTVGYLLLNIAAPLMAFCWAVPLLISHKLGRVGWLHRYFIPVGQLAFSNYLLQSLLCTTFFYGLGFYGQFNLAELFLVVLIVWLILFIWSNWWVKKFYYGPAEWLWRSLVYRKQQPFKKI from the coding sequence ATGACAAGTGAAGGCTTTCAACATCCATCAGCCACGAAACGATTTACCTCGTTAGATAGTTTACGTGGGCTAGCAGTGCTGGGTATTTTGCTGATGAACATTCAATCTTTTGGACAGCATGATGCAGCCTATTTAAATCCTCATGCATTAGGTCAGTTAACGGGGGTGGATGTCTGGCTATGGAAAATTAGCTTTGTCTTGTTTAATGTAAAATTTATTAGCCTATTTGCCATGATGTTTGGAGCAGGGATTATCCTACAAACCCAGCGATTAGAAGCAAAACAAATGAATACATGGGATATACATAAATGGCGAATGTTTTGGTTGGGGGTATTTGGGTTTATCCATGGTGTATTTATTTGGAGCGGTGATATTTTACTCACCTATGCAATCAGTGGCCTATTGGTGTATTCATGTCGTCATTGGTCGGCTTTCAAATTGCTAACAGTTGGTGTTACCTTGATTTTGCTGGTATTAGGTTTAGATCATGCTACTTATATTACGCTTGAGGAATCACCAGCTGAACTGGAGGAGTGGCTCAATGCGTATTGGCAACCAACCTCTGCTGCTATTGAAGATGATCAGGCTATTTTTACTGGTGCTTATTCATTTCAGCTGATGGCTCGTTTGGATGAGCTGCTGGTTACTTACATCTATATGGGTATTTTCATTATCCCAACTGTTGTCGGATTAATGATGTTGGGTATGGTTTGCTTTAAAACAGGGGTTTTTACCGCAGAAGCCAGTAATCGTGTGTATGTTTGGTTATTTTGCCTGGCACTGCTAGTGGGGTTGCCAGTCACCTTGGGCAGCTTGCTTTATATCCAACAAGTTAACTGGGAACCAATTAGCACATTAACTGTTGGCTATTTATTACTGAATATTGCTGCTCCCTTAATGGCTTTTTGTTGGGCTGTTCCCTTGTTAATCAGCCATAAGCTAGGCAGAGTAGGTTGGCTACACCGCTATTTTATTCCAGTGGGGCAATTAGCTTTTAGTAATTACCTGTTACAGTCTTTGCTTTGTACTACATTTTTTTATGGGCTGGGTTTTTATGGCCAATTTAATTTAGCTGAATTATTTTTAGTTGTGTTGATTGTGTGGTTGATCTTGTTTATATGGTCAAACTGGTGGGTAAAAAAATTTTATTATGGCCCTGCTGAGTGGCTATGGCGAAGTTTAGTGTATAGAAAACAACAGCCATTTAAAAAAATATAA
- a CDS encoding mechanosensitive ion channel family protein: MVFSQLGLTAEVSSLTSSTKASSETVEQLYEDRPSNPKQVSDYVAPLDDQQARALLIKSLSIQAAEMTRKQNVLSGFQQKQHLKASLKRLRQQINDAQVIFYNLFLKASGDQGWSGLLWLVAIFLAMCTVGWAAEKLMGRKLQVLNQRISLQEAHEWTTLLGYFFLRTLFDLISIGFFAAAGSLTAVILFDLPNTMETTLFSYFFAVVNFRIIYVLSRALFAPYSKGIRPLPLHCNDARRFHHWVLLFTAVYVFGIYTSDLWFELGMPLELQRFLTVTCVGLSLSSILLLFTWINRKQIAKLFSDQPLESTTQPVSPVTEDEDNTNKQPTTQLEPATSCQTTLTSLPKQLLSQIWPFLFTLWIAALWFVWAFNFFLDNEALYRRVDLAWWLTLLFPIADRLFHKLLTKLVTIKWLQSRTFPERSHQFIHVIQTGFRTLLLGTAIVALAEAWGFGALAIINTEFGQRIISAGLDILITLLTAYILWEIIHSAIERHLPEPVTEEGASLEGEGGGAGASRVETLLPLLRTFLLAIIVVSVIISILHSLGVQIGPLLAGAGVVGIAIGFGAQKLVQDIISGIFFLWDDAFRRGEYIEAGGLRGTVEHISVRSMRLRHHLGAVQTLPYSEIATVKNLSRDWITMKLELRLPYDTDIEKVRKIIKKVGLKMMEDEEMGPNMILPLKSQGVLRVEESALIVRMKFTCKPGEQWVIRREAYRQVKEALEANGIHFAHREVKVALPKHLEEKLVANNGDDNKAAISLQKAAAAATSSVIASDELKKQNRIDDEKADDLGSDEGSA; encoded by the coding sequence ATGGTTTTCTCCCAATTGGGGTTAACAGCGGAAGTGAGCAGTTTAACCAGTTCAACAAAAGCCTCTTCAGAAACGGTTGAGCAACTCTATGAAGACCGTCCCTCCAATCCAAAACAAGTGTCAGATTATGTCGCGCCTTTAGATGACCAACAAGCCCGGGCACTGCTTATCAAAAGCTTGTCAATACAAGCAGCAGAAATGACTAGAAAACAAAATGTATTATCTGGGTTTCAGCAAAAGCAGCACCTAAAAGCATCACTGAAGCGGCTCCGCCAACAAATCAATGACGCTCAGGTTATTTTTTATAATCTATTTCTCAAAGCAAGCGGCGATCAAGGTTGGTCAGGTCTTTTATGGTTAGTCGCTATTTTTTTAGCCATGTGTACTGTAGGCTGGGCAGCAGAAAAACTGATGGGCCGTAAACTACAGGTATTAAATCAACGAATTTCCCTGCAAGAAGCTCATGAATGGACCACATTACTTGGCTATTTTTTCTTAAGAACCCTGTTTGATTTGATTAGTATTGGTTTTTTTGCCGCCGCAGGTAGCCTCACCGCTGTTATCTTGTTCGACCTGCCTAATACAATGGAGACAACACTATTTAGTTACTTTTTTGCAGTTGTTAATTTTAGAATCATTTATGTCTTATCAAGGGCACTATTTGCCCCTTATAGCAAAGGCATTCGGCCATTACCTCTACACTGCAATGATGCTAGACGGTTCCACCACTGGGTGTTACTTTTTACGGCAGTATATGTTTTCGGCATTTACACCTCTGACCTATGGTTTGAATTAGGCATGCCACTAGAGTTACAACGCTTTCTCACCGTAACCTGTGTAGGCCTGAGTTTATCCAGCATATTGCTACTTTTTACTTGGATCAACCGTAAGCAAATTGCCAAATTATTCAGTGATCAACCACTAGAGTCTACAACTCAACCTGTGTCGCCTGTTACAGAGGATGAAGATAATACTAACAAGCAACCTACAACGCAGTTAGAACCAGCTACATCCTGTCAAACAACACTCACCTCCTTACCTAAGCAACTACTTAGCCAGATTTGGCCATTTCTGTTTACCTTATGGATAGCTGCTTTATGGTTTGTTTGGGCATTTAATTTCTTTTTAGATAATGAAGCACTCTATCGGCGAGTAGACTTAGCTTGGTGGCTAACCCTACTCTTTCCCATTGCAGATCGTTTATTTCATAAACTGCTGACCAAACTTGTTACTATTAAGTGGCTGCAAAGCCGAACTTTTCCAGAGCGATCACATCAATTTATCCATGTTATCCAAACCGGCTTCCGCACTTTGTTACTTGGTACCGCTATTGTCGCTTTAGCAGAAGCCTGGGGATTCGGTGCCCTAGCTATTATTAATACGGAATTTGGCCAACGGATTATATCCGCTGGGTTAGATATTCTTATTACCCTGCTCACGGCGTATATCCTATGGGAAATTATTCATTCGGCCATTGAGCGTCACTTACCTGAACCTGTGACTGAAGAAGGGGCGAGTTTAGAAGGTGAAGGAGGAGGTGCTGGAGCTAGCCGTGTAGAAACATTGCTACCTTTATTACGCACCTTTTTATTAGCCATTATTGTTGTTTCAGTCATTATTTCAATTTTACACTCATTGGGTGTACAAATTGGCCCTTTACTGGCTGGTGCAGGTGTAGTGGGTATTGCTATTGGATTTGGCGCCCAAAAGTTGGTGCAAGATATTATCTCAGGCATTTTCTTCTTATGGGATGATGCTTTTCGTCGTGGAGAATATATCGAGGCTGGAGGCCTACGGGGTACAGTAGAACATATTTCAGTACGCTCTATGCGGTTAAGACATCACCTAGGTGCAGTACAAACATTGCCGTATAGTGAAATTGCCACTGTTAAAAATCTTAGCCGAGACTGGATCACCATGAAGCTTGAGCTACGCCTACCCTATGACACTGATATTGAAAAAGTCCGGAAAATCATCAAAAAAGTGGGGCTAAAAATGATGGAAGATGAAGAAATGGGCCCCAATATGATTTTGCCATTAAAGTCACAAGGAGTCTTACGAGTAGAAGAATCTGCTTTAATTGTTCGTATGAAATTTACCTGCAAACCCGGCGAACAGTGGGTGATCCGACGGGAAGCCTACCGCCAGGTAAAAGAAGCATTAGAAGCCAATGGTATTCACTTTGCTCACCGAGAAGTGAAAGTGGCACTACCCAAACACTTAGAAGAGAAATTAGTTGCTAATAATGGTGATGACAATAAAGCCGCTATTAGTTTACAAAAAGCCGCAGCAGCAGCCACTAGCAGTGTCATTGCTTCTGATGAGCTTAAAAAACAAAATCGAATTGATGATGAAAAAGCCGATGATCTTGGCAGTGATGAAGGTTCTGCTTAA
- the purU gene encoding formyltetrahydrofolate deformylase, which yields MVDNATYILTATCPSRLGTVDVITHFLYQQGCYIKDMHSFDDTKGQQFFLRAAFRHDNGDVINIEAFKSQLNERVQPFNMTWQLHGPDRVPKVLIMVSKHDHCLNDLLYRYRTGHLNIEIPAIISNHPDLQGLADWHQIPYYYLPITAETKLQQEAKVWEIIQQTQAELVVLARYMQVLSADMCDKLNGWAINIHHSLLPGFKGAKPYHQAFAKGVKLVGATAHYVSNELDEGPIIAQGVETVDHTHYPAELAEKGKDIECLTLARAVKYHCENRVFLHHNKTVVFPD from the coding sequence ATGGTTGATAACGCTACCTATATATTAACAGCTACCTGTCCAAGTCGTTTGGGTACTGTTGATGTCATTACGCATTTTTTATATCAACAAGGCTGTTATATCAAAGACATGCATAGCTTTGATGATACGAAAGGCCAGCAGTTCTTTTTACGGGCGGCATTTCGTCATGATAATGGCGATGTCATTAATATAGAAGCATTTAAATCGCAGTTAAATGAGCGAGTGCAACCATTTAATATGACCTGGCAGTTACATGGACCTGACCGTGTACCAAAAGTGTTAATTATGGTCTCTAAACATGATCATTGTTTAAATGACTTGCTTTATCGTTATCGAACTGGCCACTTAAATATCGAAATACCCGCGATTATTTCTAATCATCCTGATTTACAAGGTTTAGCCGATTGGCATCAGATTCCTTATTATTACTTGCCAATTACTGCAGAAACCAAGCTCCAGCAAGAAGCGAAAGTATGGGAAATTATCCAGCAAACGCAGGCTGAACTCGTCGTGCTTGCTCGTTATATGCAGGTATTATCAGCTGATATGTGTGATAAGCTTAATGGTTGGGCCATTAACATTCACCACTCGTTATTACCTGGTTTTAAAGGTGCAAAACCTTATCATCAGGCGTTTGCTAAGGGGGTTAAATTGGTGGGGGCAACAGCTCACTATGTCAGTAATGAGTTGGATGAAGGACCTATTATTGCCCAAGGGGTAGAAACAGTGGACCATACCCATTACCCCGCAGAACTTGCTGAAAAAGGAAAAGACATCGAATGTCTTACTTTAGCGCGAGCAGTTAAATATCACTGTGAAAATAGGGTGTTTTTGCACCATAATAAAACAGTGGTATTTCCGGATTAA
- a CDS encoding BCCT family transporter, protein MVSTQGFFRGTDPTSSTISFITIFLFVISGVLITDTIASWFGDMSSWILSYFKWYYIGLVAFILFFCFWLITSPYGQIKLGDDNEKPEYSYFAWFAMLFSAGMGIGLVFWSIAEPIHHFQGNPFISEPLTSEAAEVAMRLTYFHWGLHPWAIYVVVGLSLAFFSYRKKLPLSIRSALHPLIGDRLYGPWGHLVDVLSVFATVFGVATSMGLGISQMNAGLHHIFGIEISTTNQIILITLVTAIATLSTVTGVGKGIKWLSSINLWLTFIIMGFLLLYGPTRYLLNSFLQNTGDYLANVIPLSLWTDAESQTSGWQNSWTAFYWGWWIAWAPFVGMFIARISRGRSVREFVIGVLLVPTLLGFIWLTLFGSTALWLELFHQVKNEAGEMVAAVGQAGIIDAVKVDVTSALYTTLEKLDNGPVGWAATFIATLLIATYFITSADSGTLVVATILSHGNPHPATIHRVIWGVSEGAVAAVLLLAGGLKALQTASINVALPFSVVIIVMMWGLVRGFKLEQQQMLTPTLQVESS, encoded by the coding sequence ATGGTATCAACACAGGGCTTTTTTAGAGGTACCGACCCCACCTCATCGACGATTTCTTTTATAACAATTTTTTTATTTGTGATTAGTGGTGTATTAATAACGGATACAATAGCGAGTTGGTTTGGCGATATGTCCAGTTGGATACTTAGCTATTTCAAATGGTACTATATCGGCCTTGTTGCCTTTATTCTATTTTTCTGCTTTTGGTTAATTACCAGCCCTTATGGCCAGATCAAACTGGGCGATGATAATGAAAAACCAGAATATAGCTATTTTGCCTGGTTTGCCATGTTGTTCAGTGCTGGCATGGGGATTGGGTTAGTATTCTGGTCTATTGCTGAGCCTATTCATCATTTTCAAGGCAACCCTTTTATTTCTGAACCGTTGACATCAGAGGCAGCTGAAGTAGCCATGCGCCTAACCTATTTTCACTGGGGGTTACACCCTTGGGCTATTTATGTGGTAGTGGGCTTGTCACTGGCTTTTTTCAGCTATCGTAAAAAATTACCTTTATCGATTCGCTCTGCACTTCACCCTTTAATTGGTGATCGCCTATATGGCCCCTGGGGACATTTAGTGGATGTATTAAGTGTGTTTGCCACTGTATTTGGGGTAGCTACTTCAATGGGGTTAGGTATTTCCCAAATGAATGCCGGCTTACACCACATATTTGGTATAGAAATATCAACCACCAATCAAATCATTTTAATTACCTTGGTAACAGCTATTGCCACATTATCAACTGTGACTGGCGTCGGTAAAGGTATTAAGTGGCTCTCTAGTATTAACCTCTGGCTGACTTTTATTATTATGGGATTTCTACTGTTGTATGGCCCTACTCGTTACTTGTTGAATAGTTTTTTACAAAATACTGGAGACTATCTGGCAAACGTAATTCCTTTAAGTTTATGGACCGATGCAGAAAGCCAAACCAGTGGTTGGCAAAATAGCTGGACAGCTTTTTATTGGGGCTGGTGGATAGCCTGGGCACCCTTTGTGGGAATGTTTATTGCCCGTATTTCCCGTGGTAGAAGCGTTCGGGAGTTTGTTATAGGGGTTTTATTAGTGCCCACGTTGTTAGGCTTCATCTGGCTTACATTATTTGGCAGTACGGCATTATGGCTGGAGTTATTTCATCAGGTCAAAAATGAAGCAGGTGAAATGGTTGCCGCTGTTGGCCAAGCAGGTATTATTGATGCAGTAAAAGTCGACGTGACCTCCGCATTGTATACTACACTAGAAAAGCTGGACAACGGCCCCGTGGGTTGGGCAGCCACCTTTATAGCCACCCTATTAATTGCTACATACTTTATCACCTCTGCAGACTCTGGCACTTTAGTAGTAGCAACTATTTTATCCCACGGCAATCCACACCCAGCCACCATCCACAGAGTGATTTGGGGAGTCAGTGAGGGTGCTGTCGCTGCGGTATTACTATTAGCCGGTGGTTTAAAAGCCCTACAAACCGCTTCTATTAATGTGGCCTTACCCTTTTCAGTAGTCATTATTGTCATGATGTGGGGGTTAGTTAGAGGATTTAAATTAGAACAGCAACAAATGCTTACACCCACCCTACAAGTAGAAAGCTCTTAG
- a CDS encoding substrate-binding periplasmic protein, whose amino-acid sequence MKNNKKLCQWLVSLLSSIMSLAISPILQAKALNIVTINYPPYIIDENNGIAIESVKAALDEMKVEYNIKIKTWKYSYQRAVDGRADAIFTIYKTNEREKLLLYSSVNIIKQGPALFYMKKNKKLEGKKTVSANELGQYIFGAINKFNYGEKFDLMKKSNTVSQFVYSHNLDQSLKKLLRGKSDLIIHDEYAFLYRVSNSGLSKFVSKLEFDLGNKNSYIAFSRKTMDQDFVKKFDFYLEQFIKSQEYKALLSKYTSQ is encoded by the coding sequence ATGAAAAATAATAAGAAGCTATGTCAATGGTTAGTTAGCTTGTTATCCAGTATTATGTCGCTTGCTATAAGCCCTATATTACAGGCTAAGGCACTTAATATTGTTACAATTAATTATCCGCCTTATATTATTGATGAAAATAATGGGATTGCAATAGAATCCGTTAAGGCAGCTTTAGATGAAATGAAGGTTGAATATAACATTAAGATAAAAACATGGAAGTATTCATACCAAAGAGCTGTGGATGGGCGTGCAGATGCAATTTTTACAATATATAAAACCAATGAAAGAGAAAAACTGTTGCTATATTCAAGTGTGAATATAATAAAACAAGGCCCCGCATTGTTTTATATGAAAAAAAATAAAAAACTGGAAGGAAAAAAAACTGTTAGTGCGAATGAGCTTGGTCAGTATATATTTGGAGCGATTAATAAGTTTAATTATGGTGAAAAATTTGACTTAATGAAAAAGAGTAACACTGTGAGTCAATTTGTTTATTCACATAACTTGGACCAAAGTCTAAAAAAACTGCTAAGAGGGAAGAGTGATTTAATTATTCATGATGAATATGCATTTCTATATAGAGTATCTAATTCAGGTTTGAGTAAGTTTGTCTCAAAGCTGGAGTTTGATCTTGGTAATAAAAATAGCTATATAGCTTTTTCTAGGAAAACAATGGATCAAGATTTTGTTAAGAAATTTGATTTTTATTTGGAGCAATTTATAAAGTCTCAGGAGTATAAGGCGCTGTTGAGTAAATATACTAGTCAATAA